DNA from Scylla paramamosain isolate STU-SP2022 chromosome 42, ASM3559412v1, whole genome shotgun sequence:
GTGAAGTTGATAGGTAATAAGTTTGCTTGTGAGTGTAATTCCtctgttgtttttgtatatggGTATTTTTCATTGTATGTGAATCTTAGGGCCTTGTTTTGGATTCTTTGTAGGGATAGCATTTGTGAGTTTGATATTGCATTGAGTGTGTATGTGGGGTAAGTTAGGATGGGGAGGACACATGCTTTTATCAAGTGTAGTTTTATGTTGCTGTCTAGTTTGTCAAAGCGTTTAGTTATTTTAAGTGCAAGAGTAGCTTTTTTGGAGATGTTTGAGATGTGTTTTGTATAGCCTTGTGTTCCTATTTTCAGTCCTAGTATGGAGGCTTTGTTTGCATATGGaatattttctccatctatgGTGACAGGTGTTGTCTTTTTTATGGCAATGGGGAGGAGAGTGAATTTTGATGTATTagtttttatcttccatttgtTTTCGTAATTGcttatgtgttttatttctctttcaatcTTTCTTGCTAACATGTGTCTTGATTTACCTGGTTGGATGATTATTTGTGTTATATCATCCGCATACTGTATGTTGATTCCGTTTGTTAGTGGAGGGGGAATGTCATATGTATATATTGTATAAAGTGTGGGGGAGAGGCTGCTTCCTTGAGGGACACCACTATGGAGCTGGAATCTCGGGCCATCGTAATTTTTGAGAGAGATGGAGGCAGTTCTGTTGTCGAGGAAACTATTGAGGAGTTTTGCAAGTATAGTAGGTGTttgtatttgtagtattttgtattttaagcCGTTTAACCATACTTTATCAAACGCTTTTGAAACGTCTCTAAGGACTACACAGCATTGTTTTTTGTCTGCTATTGCTTTTGatattgtttgttattgttgcaaGGGCTGTATCTGTAGATCTGTTTTTGCGAAAGCCGTGCTGTGTTGATGGAAGAATATTGTTGGATTCTAGAAAAGTACGGAGTctagtgtttattattttttcatatattttgtttggtACCTCTAGTAACGATATGGGGCGAAAGTTGTTAGGGTCAGTGGTTGGTTTGTCTGGGTTAggaattaattttatttgtgcGTGTTTGAAGGTTTTTGGGAAGTAtcccatggagagagagacgttaagtAGCTTTGTGTATATATCTAGTACTTCGTTAGGGAGATTTgctaatatagttttgtttattttagtgtGTCCTGGGGTGTTGTTTTTTAgctgttttattgtatttttaatgtCTTGTAGTGTGATGGGAGATAtgtattcattatttatattaagATTGGCTGGGTCTGCATGTTGGTAAGGAAGTGTAAGTATTCTATTGTTGTTTATATATTCGTTTACTGTTTGGTCGTTCTCTTGATCAAAAGTCAAGTTCTCTTCTGGACTTATTTTAAAAACATTGCTCCATATTTCTCTAAAAATAGtttctttttggttttcttcgtagattttggtgttttcatgtaTTAAGTAtggtgtttgtcttgttttgttgccTTTTAGCTGCTTTATattttgccagaatttctgTGGGTTTTTATGTAGATGatttagtttctttattttattttcccagtTTTTGTTACTTTGTTGCTTGCATTCTGTTACTATTGCTTGCCTAATAGTTTTGTATGTGATGTATTTAGTGTAGGTCCAGCCTGCTATCATGCTGTTTTCTATAAGTTGCTGAGCCCACCACTGTAACTCTTTAGTTTTAGGGGTAACTAATGATTTTTGTACTGTTTTATGTTTTGTAATTGGTATGTGTTCTTCCATGGTtgatgttattgctgttgtccATTCTTTTAAtgagttttcaagtgtttgttGGTCCATATAAGGGTCTACAttgatatttcttgttttgtgttgtgttgtgatctTGAATTCTTCCCAGTTTGTCTTTTTGAGTGAATATGTGGATGACGTTTCTATCTTTACCGGCTTTGCAGTGATTTTTATTATAATGGGTAAGTGATCAGATGAGGTTGTAGGTCCAGTTTGTATGTCTATGTTATGGTATGTTTTGTTGTTAGTTAGTATTGTAACGcccgggtattattgttgtttagtctaagttgcctttatttctttctgtgggattgagtgtgtgcgtgtgtgtgtgtcagctgtgcctggtgtctggcagtggtgcatggatggcgggagagaagtcgcgggactgcagtgactgggcagtgtgttgttggccccgctctggataacttgtctttgcgtgtcctccgtgccgagtgcctgttgcgtgagcctgaagagtttgactgtccctgcctgtgtctgtaactgcctgtaactaacggaactagtaaaggaagaaagtgttgcccactgtttgtctacccgctctgtctggctgtgcgtgaatcacgtgggacgtggtacccttagcatctcttgtctagcctgctggtgttcccgagtgctgtcctgactgtcggggaattgtgggcgtctacgggagtgctgaggtttgtgctttCGTAACAATGGCGTCAGGAGTGGGATGCTAAGTGTGTGCTCGTACAGACCTACGTGACTCGAGTGGAGAAACCATGGCAGACAAGGTGGTAGACAAAATGGCGGGCGAGAGTGGTGCTGCTGACCAGTGTGAGGGACTGAGTGGGTCTAGTCACGACTCTAGTGATGCTGGTGACGAGAAGCCCACCCAGATGGACCTCCTCATGTCCCAACTGGCGAGTATGgctcagaagcaggaggaaaggcaCGAGCAAACCGTGGCAACACAAGCTGCCCAAACTGAACGACTGATGGAAGCCCTGCAAAGCAGCCTAGGTTCTCTGAGGGCTGAAACGCAGGCGTATACTGATCGCTCGTGTGAGGCAGTGAAACAGGAGGTAAAAAGTGAACTCCAAGCCTTGCGGGAAGAGGTGGCAGACCTGCGTGAGGGCGCGAGTGTTTGGCGGTAGGGCGCGTGGCCGCCACGTGGCGTCTTGGCGGGAGGTGTACAGCTGCCCGCAACCCCCGCCTGGCCTCCCGTGACTAGCCCAGGACCTGAAGGGAGTGTGGCCTCAGCCCCACCTGCTGTTGGGGGCCTTGGATGGGGCCCTGTGGGGGAAGCAGGTCCTTGGGAAGCACCCGAGATGGCCGTTGGGGGCTGGCCGCCCACCcgggacaggaggggagggctTAGCCTGCCCCCTACACCGCCGGGCTCACCTCCCCGTGCCGCCTCCCCGCCCCCGAGCCCTAAGGCAGCCCGCTCGTCACCTCGTCACGTGAGACGCAAGCCAGCGGAGTACGATGGTAAGGTCAGCTGGGAGTCTTACGTCGCCCAGTTCGATATGCTGGCCTTGGCCCAGGGCTGGGGGTAGGCAGAGAAGGCCCTGCAACTAGCGACAGCCCTGCGAGGCCCGGCGTTGGAAGTGCTGGGTCATCTCCCTGCCAGCCAGCGCACCTCATACGCAGCAGTGTCCGAAACTTTGCGGCGACGTTTCGGACACCGTCATCAGGCGGAGGTATACCGCGCCCAGCTTAAGAAGAGGACGCGAGAGAAGGACGAAACCCTTTCCCAGCTGGCGCAGGACGTAGAAGGGCTGGTGAGGAGGGCGTATCCAAGCGCGGCCGAGGACATGGTCGTTGTTCTGGCGCGCGACGCGTTCGTAGACGCCCTCCAGGACCACCAGCTCCAAATCTATGTGAAGCAGGCACACCCAGCTGACGTGCAGGTGGCGTTGGCACGGGCTATGGAGTTTGAGGCCTTCCTACAGACGACGAccagcctctcttctcttgcccaGCCTCGCGGTGAGGTACGGGGCCGGAAGGCGAAGGTGGAGCACAAGGCGGCGTCACGGGAGGCGAGCCCGTCCGAGTTCGCCGGCCGCTGTTGGGGCTGCAGTGAGAGAGGCCATAGACGCAGCCAATGTCCGAGGGGACGAAGGACGCGCTCCCTCGATCGGCCTAACTCCAAAGCCTTCCAGACGTGCTGCGCCGCATGCGGCAAATCGGGCCACCGCTCCAGCGCCTCCCCCAAGCCCAAGGAGGTTGCTGAGGCGGGAAACAGCAGCGGGCTGGAGGAGGGGGCGACCTCACAGCCTGCCAAGGTGCCAATGCCCCGTGCTGTGTAAAGTGCCACCTCACCGTCAGCGCAGTGCAGGTACGAGGTGCGGTTGATGGAAGGCCTTGCTGCATGACCATTGACAGCGGGGCTGAGCGCACCATCGTGCAGCGGAGGCTGGTAAGTGCTGAGTGGCTCCCGTGCACCGTGGACAGGCTGTGTGGAGTAACGGGGGACTGCATGCCGTTGCAAGGCCCAGTAGACGTTCGAATAAGTGTCGGCAGCGCGGAGGTGAACCTGCCCGTGTATGTTGCCgagctggaggaagagtgtCTGCTGGGTTACGACTACCTGAAGAAGACCAGGGCCTGCGTAGACTTTGGACGGAAGGTGATAAAGGTATGTGGATACGATGTGCCTTTCCTTCCGGAGGTCGGCCGGTCGGAGGTAGTGACGACACGGCGGATGCAGTTGGCCCCGCGCTCTGAGTGTCGAGTACAGTGTCGACTCGCACGGCCGATGCAGAGCACGGAGGGCCTAGTGGAACCAGCCAGCGACTGTCGACTGGCTGACGGAGTGGCAGTCGGAAGGAGCCTCGTGCAAGCGGGGGAGAAGGTAGTCACTGTCTTACTGGCTAACTTCTCCGACGAGGCTCGCAACATACCCGCCGGAACAGCGGTGGGCGAGTGCGTGGAGGTGCAGCGTGCCGAGGCACCGCCGCAGGGTGAGCGGGCGGCCGAGGGAGCCCCGCTGCCGAGCTTCCTGGAGGATCTAGCGACCCGGAGCGCTGTCAATCTGACGGAGGCGCAGACGGAGCTCGTGTGTGACACCCTGGGCCGGTACGCCGATGTGTTCAGCCAGAGCGTCTCGGACTTGGGTCGCACGTCACTGGTGAAACACACGATCAACACTGGCACCCACGCACCGGTCAAGAGCCCACCCCGACGCATCGCACCAGCAAGGCGCGAAGAAATGCAGCGTGCAGTGAACGACCTGGCCACGCAAGGGGTAATCGAGCGATTTTGTGTTGATTGACTCTGAGGGAGAGATATAAGGAGAGGCAAGGTCGGGTCGATCTTTTTGTAAAGGAGGGGGTGATGTAACGcccgggtattattgttgtttagtctaagttgcctttatttctttctgtgggattgagtgtgtgcgtgtgtgtgtgtcagctgtgcctggtgtctggcagtggtgcatggatggcgggagagaagtcgcgggactgcagtgactgggcagtgtgttgttggccccgctctggataacttgtctttgcgtgtcctccgtgccgagtgcctg
Protein-coding regions in this window:
- the LOC135093156 gene encoding uncharacterized protein LOC135093156 — translated: MTIDSGAERTIVQRRLVSAEWLPCTVDRLCGVTGDCMPLQGPVDVRISVGSAEVNLPVYVAELEEECLLGYDYLKKTRACVDFGRKVIKVCGYDVPFLPEVGRSEVVTTRRMQLAPRSECRVQCRLARPMQSTEGLVEPASDCRLADGVAVGRSLVQAGEKVVTVLLANFSDEARNIPAGTAVGECVEVQRAEAPPQGERAAEGAPLPSFLEDLATRSAVNLTEAQTELVCDTLGRYADVFSQSVSDLGRTSLVKHTINTGTHAPVKSPPRRIAPARREEMQRAVNDLATQGVIERFCVD